The following coding sequences lie in one Candidatus Nitrospira allomarina genomic window:
- a CDS encoding cytochrome ubiquinol oxidase subunit I: protein MKTLVGVLLFFLLQAGLAFGLDNQALPSTEGQTSQDIFYQTPGSISSPSVAESPQGYSSYPLVDNRLVVWFVTQQHTYFGGFVLSIPLFALLLEFLGITRKQQATQQKLDGLAHDILRVALLSLSITALLGSLMLVTFVTLYPGFMSYMGGTFKPVMPVYAMVFVSEAFLLALYYYTWNFLKTPALKWVHMTLGVLSNGTGVILLLLANSWASFMMAPAGVDAQGHFLGNVWHLLHSPLWNPLNTHRFLADIMSGGAVVVAYATYRFFMSKTAEDRAYYDWVGHVFLVVVVCALLPMPLAGYWLMRAVFEFRQTMGMAMMGGMLSWLFVLQAIMVGVLFLGINYYIWQSLARLQGGERFHLHFKVILFALMVCFLVWFTPHTIAMSGSEMKAMGAAQHPVIGQFGVMSAKNGAVNVMICLTALSYILYRRANRVMTVKWASKGNIFLLMLFLMGIANIVWLAIYGFYIPANVRVGLSSPQGMTTATVVVGGILLNRLMLRGAHINGPVRWGRITPRGIVALFVVAAAFTWVMGLMGYIRSVGRLGWHISELMPDQSSWAFTPSLGFAAKMVTLNMVVFWSSVFFVFWLSRWDQRVVERRTAEFERPSPVIQVISEEESA, encoded by the coding sequence TTGAAAACATTGGTGGGTGTGCTGCTTTTCTTTTTGCTTCAGGCCGGGTTGGCATTTGGCCTGGATAATCAGGCCTTGCCCTCGACTGAAGGGCAGACAAGCCAGGATATTTTCTACCAAACTCCAGGGTCTATTTCCAGTCCGTCCGTCGCGGAAAGTCCTCAGGGCTATTCCTCCTATCCTTTAGTGGATAACCGGTTGGTCGTGTGGTTTGTGACTCAGCAACACACATATTTCGGAGGCTTTGTTTTATCTATTCCTTTGTTTGCCTTGTTATTGGAATTTTTAGGAATCACACGAAAACAACAGGCAACCCAGCAGAAATTGGATGGATTGGCCCATGATATTTTGCGGGTAGCACTCTTGTCGCTTTCTATTACGGCCTTGTTAGGCTCTCTTATGCTGGTAACCTTTGTGACTCTTTACCCGGGATTTATGAGTTACATGGGGGGGACGTTTAAGCCGGTTATGCCGGTGTATGCCATGGTGTTTGTGAGTGAAGCCTTCCTCTTGGCCCTCTACTATTACACATGGAACTTCCTCAAAACCCCGGCGCTGAAGTGGGTGCATATGACTCTTGGTGTACTCTCAAATGGAACCGGAGTCATTTTGTTGTTGTTAGCGAATTCATGGGCTTCGTTTATGATGGCCCCGGCCGGAGTTGATGCCCAAGGTCATTTTTTGGGGAATGTGTGGCATCTCCTGCATTCTCCATTATGGAATCCACTGAATACGCACCGTTTTTTGGCGGATATTATGTCAGGTGGCGCAGTGGTTGTCGCCTATGCGACCTACCGGTTTTTCATGTCAAAAACTGCGGAGGACCGGGCATATTACGATTGGGTTGGACATGTTTTTCTTGTAGTAGTGGTGTGTGCGCTTCTCCCTATGCCGCTTGCCGGCTACTGGTTGATGAGGGCCGTCTTTGAGTTCAGGCAAACGATGGGCATGGCAATGATGGGAGGCATGTTGTCATGGCTGTTTGTCCTCCAAGCGATTATGGTTGGGGTCTTGTTTCTGGGAATTAACTATTACATCTGGCAATCCCTGGCGCGCCTTCAAGGTGGAGAGCGTTTTCATCTCCACTTTAAGGTGATCCTTTTTGCGCTGATGGTGTGTTTCCTGGTGTGGTTTACGCCGCATACCATTGCCATGAGTGGCAGTGAGATGAAAGCGATGGGTGCGGCCCAGCACCCGGTCATTGGTCAATTCGGTGTGATGTCCGCGAAGAATGGTGCGGTGAACGTCATGATCTGTTTAACCGCATTGAGTTACATCCTGTATCGGCGAGCTAATCGTGTGATGACAGTCAAGTGGGCATCAAAGGGAAATATTTTCTTATTGATGTTATTTCTCATGGGGATTGCCAATATTGTGTGGTTGGCCATTTACGGATTCTATATTCCGGCAAATGTTCGGGTGGGTCTTTCATCGCCTCAAGGGATGACGACCGCTACGGTGGTAGTTGGAGGGATATTATTGAATCGATTAATGTTGCGGGGCGCCCATATAAATGGGCCTGTGCGTTGGGGACGAATTACCCCGCGTGGGATTGTGGCGCTGTTTGTGGTCGCAGCCGCGTTTACCTGGGTAATGGGGTTGATGGGGTACATCAGGTCTGTGGGTCGTTTGGGATGGCATATATCTGAATTAATGCCCGATCAATCCTCGTGGGCATTTACCCCTTCCCTGGGATTTGCCGCGAAAATGGTCACCCTCAATATGGTTGTTTTTTGGTCGTCAGTCTTTTTTGTGTTTTGGCTTAGCCGATGGGATCAGCGAGTGGTAGAACGGCGAACGGCTGAATTTGAAAGGCCTTCTCCGGTGATTCAGGTCATTTCAGAAGAGGAATCCGCGTAA
- a CDS encoding DUF3047 domain-containing protein, giving the protein MRICFWQYNSLEGVKASRLSVTCLTWLIVGFLINGSSAAWAKEVPSSGSSSSSMVLEDFQHPDAKGFPQGWEAQRSTVTAHETYTIQEEGGTFFLSAKNANQRVYTKHITWDPKQHPILTWRWRIQSVTDDADFLAAIYPSLDVDLMFIPVNTKYVWSATLPVGSVKEGGMFSSTEIVIRSGTESLGKWVEERVNVYEDFLKIHDHEPAPHAWGISLLGGPGVEVDFGSIQVQSESSSGDLGRE; this is encoded by the coding sequence ATGAGAATCTGTTTTTGGCAATACAATAGTTTAGAGGGTGTGAAGGCGAGCCGGTTAAGCGTGACTTGTTTGACATGGTTGATCGTGGGGTTTCTGATAAATGGAAGTAGTGCCGCGTGGGCCAAAGAGGTCCCGAGCTCAGGATCTTCCAGTAGTTCGATGGTGTTGGAGGATTTTCAGCATCCTGATGCTAAAGGCTTCCCTCAAGGGTGGGAAGCGCAGCGAAGTACGGTCACAGCCCATGAAACCTATACGATTCAAGAAGAGGGTGGGACTTTTTTCCTTTCTGCGAAAAACGCCAATCAAAGAGTATATACCAAGCATATAACGTGGGATCCGAAACAACACCCTATTCTGACCTGGCGTTGGAGAATACAGAGTGTTACCGATGATGCCGATTTCCTGGCCGCAATCTACCCGTCCTTGGATGTCGACCTAATGTTTATTCCCGTGAACACGAAATACGTGTGGAGTGCCACCCTTCCGGTAGGGTCAGTCAAGGAGGGTGGCATGTTTAGCTCAACAGAAATTGTCATTCGAAGTGGGACTGAATCCCTTGGCAAGTGGGTTGAGGAACGGGTTAATGTGTATGAAGATTTTTTGAAGATTCATGACCATGAACCGGCTCCACATGCCTGGGGTATTTCCTTGTTGGGGGGGCCGGGAGTGGAGGTGGATTTCGGTTCGATTCAGGTTCAATCTGAATCATCCAGCGGTGATCTCGGGCGGGAATGA
- a CDS encoding formylglycine-generating enzyme family protein, with the protein MENQRVLMGAILFVFGSFIMMIVMLIVMTYKGKKDLDELSAGQSANVRVLQPMPTQDFSMYKTLVGDDNREMVEIPEGPFTMGIADGDPDEGPPHPVYLQTFYIDLKEVTQADYERYIKMTKRDKPKVPVFEDDVAKLIGPDYPVVAVSWNDAFGYCRWAGKRLPTEAEWEKAARGEGKRRYPWGDKFDYQFANVDGEEDGFKFLAPVGSYEVGRSPFGLYDATGNVAEWVMDSYAPDYYQQAPYRDPPGPKDEDENKVIRGGSWRESRIGARVTKRFAAKMWRNDASVGFRCAKDPPTETPQAS; encoded by the coding sequence ATGGAAAATCAACGGGTCCTCATGGGGGCCATACTTTTTGTGTTTGGCTCCTTTATCATGATGATCGTGATGTTGATTGTTATGACCTATAAAGGGAAAAAGGATTTGGATGAGTTGTCGGCCGGTCAATCGGCCAATGTCCGTGTGTTGCAGCCAATGCCCACACAAGACTTTTCTATGTATAAAACCCTCGTGGGGGATGACAATCGTGAAATGGTAGAAATTCCTGAAGGACCATTTACCATGGGCATTGCCGATGGGGACCCCGATGAAGGGCCACCCCATCCGGTATACCTCCAAACGTTTTACATTGATCTTAAAGAGGTCACGCAGGCAGATTATGAGCGGTATATCAAGATGACGAAACGGGACAAACCTAAGGTGCCGGTCTTTGAAGATGATGTCGCCAAATTGATCGGGCCCGATTATCCGGTGGTGGCGGTGAGCTGGAACGACGCCTTTGGGTATTGTCGCTGGGCTGGCAAGCGGTTGCCCACAGAAGCGGAGTGGGAAAAAGCGGCAAGGGGAGAAGGAAAGCGCCGTTATCCCTGGGGTGATAAGTTTGATTATCAATTTGCCAATGTGGATGGGGAGGAGGATGGCTTTAAGTTTTTAGCTCCCGTGGGATCTTATGAAGTAGGGAGAAGCCCATTTGGACTCTATGATGCCACCGGCAATGTGGCTGAGTGGGTCATGGATAGTTATGCTCCAGACTATTATCAGCAGGCTCCATATCGGGACCCTCCTGGCCCAAAGGACGAAGACGAGAATAAAGTCATTCGTGGAGGTTCTTGGCGTGAATCTCGTATAGGCGCCAGGGTGACCAAGCGTTTTGCAGCGAAAATGTGGAGGAACGATGCCAGTGTTGGATTTCGGTGCGCAAAGGATCCTCCGACTGAGACTCCTCAAGCCTCATAA